The Methanobacterium sp. sequence AGGTAAATCCACAACTACAGGTCCAGGTCTACCGGTTCCAGCGATATAGAATGCAGATTTAATCATTCCGGGGATTTCCTGTGGAGTCATTGGCTGGAAGTTGTGTTTTGTAATGGGCATTGTCATTCCTATGGTATCAACTTCCTGGAATGCATCATTACCAATAAGTCCTGTTGCAACCTGTCCAGCAATGGCTACTATTGGTGAAGAGTCCATGTATGCTGTTGCAATTCCTGTTACTAAATTTGTGGCTCCAGGACCGGATGTACCGATACATACTCCTACTTTTCCGGATGCCCTTGCATATCCATCTGCAGCATGGGCTGCACACTGTTCATGTCTTACTAAAATATGTTTCATGTCAGAATCATAGATTACGTCGTATAAAGGAAGTAAAACGCCTCCAGGATAACCAAAGACAACATCTACTCCCTGATCTGCGAGTGATTTAATTAGCGCTTCGCCGCCTCTCATAAAAACACCTTGATTAACTTTTTTGGTCTTGAAATTTAGACTTTAAATATCTATTTCTTTTAGAGAATAAATATTATCTCTATCCCTATGTTGGCTAACTTAAGATATATAGTTAAGATAAAAAACATTAACTGTGAAATTAATTATCAGATTAAAGTTTATACAATTTGAGGTGGATTTATATGAAAATACTTGTAGTAGGTACAGGGGCAAGGGAACACGCAATTTGTAAGGCGATTGAAGGAAATGCAGAATTATACTCGATTATGAGCAATAAAAATCCGGGAATAGCGAGAATATCCAAATTCCAGATTGGAAGCGAAAACGATATTGAGGGAGTTAAGAAATTTGCGGCTGATAATAACATTGATATGGCCGTAATTGGGCCTGAAGCTCCACTTGAGAAGGGTATTGTGGATGCACTTGAATCAATGGGCATAGGATGTGTTGGTCCCACCATGGAAGCGGCCAAAATAGAAACAGATAAGGTTTTTATGAGAAATTTGTTTGAAAATTACAAAATAGACGGTTCTCTGGTTTACAGAGTATTTGATAATTATGATGATATCAGTGATTTTATTGATGATTTTGGAGAGGACGTTGTAATCAAACCGGTTGGTTTAACTGGTGGAAAAGGCGTTAAAATAATGGGAGAGCAACTAAAGGATGCTGATGAAGCTAAAAAATATGCTAAAGAGGTAATAGATACTAAAATGGGAGGTCATGCACGAGTTGTTATTGAAGAAAGGGCGATTGGTGAAGAATTCACTGTTCAGGCTTTTGTTGATGGTAAAAATATTGCCCCAATGCCAGCGGTTCAGGATCATCCCTATGCATTTGAAGGTGATGAAGGCCCAATAACTGGGGGAATGGGTTCTTATTCTGATAAAGGTGGATTATTACCATTTTTAGATAAAAAGAGTTATGATAAGTCAGTTGGGATAATGGAGGATACTGTAAAGGCTATCAATAAAGAAGTAGGTCCTTACAGGGGATTTTTATATGGACAGTTCATGCTGGGTAGAGATGGCCCGAAGCTCATTGAGTACAATGCAAGATTTGGGGATCCTGAAGCAATGAATGTTTTAGAGCTGCTTAAATCTAATTTTGTGGATATCTGTGAGGGTATTGTCAACGGGAACCTTAAGGGGGCTGAATTTGAGGATAAAGCGACTGTTTGCAAATATATAGTGCCCAAAGGATATCCTGGAAGTGCAGTCCCAAATCAGGTTATAGAAGTGGATGAAAAAAGGATAAATGATGCTGGTGCTCAGGTTTACTACGCAGCAGTTAATGAAAAGGATGGAAAGGTGTACAGTTCCTCTTCAAGGGCGTTAGGTCTTGTAGCAGTAGGTGAAACAATAGATGAAGCAGAAAAACTTTGCGAAAATGCTACAAAATATGTAAAAGGCGATATTTACCATAGAAGAGACGTTGGAACAGCTGATTTAATACAAAAAAGGATAAGACATATGGAGCAGCTTAAAAAATAAGGATGTTTTGAATATTGGAGTGAATTATGCGAAATTTAGATGAATACATTCCTGAATTAAGTAATAAAGAAAAAATTCTAAAGATTACAGAGAAAATAGTTAATAATGAGCTTAAAATAGATAAATATGAGAGTAAAAGGCCTATTATAAAACAGTGCATCAAAGAAATGGAGAATAAGATGTTTAGACTCCATAAAAAGTCTCGGGAATATCCGAAAAATCAGAAAATAGGGAATGAAATTGAAGATACTGAAAGTAAACTTAAAAAGGGAATTAAAATCCTCAACGGTTTAAATGATAAAATAATTCGCAAAGAGATTGCTTTAATAAAGCTTAAACAGGAAAGAAGGAAAGAGATTAAATCGGGACTCACAGAATACATGAGTAAAATTAATTCGAGGTATAAAAAACTTCAGGAAGAAGAGATTAGAGATAATGAACCCCATGAAGATAGAAAGAATGAATTAGAAAAAATTGAGAAGGAAATTGAGCATATTAAATGCCTGATTAATACAGAATTTAACGGTAAATAATTCACCTTGAAGATATAGAAAGATAAATATAGTAGGATTTAAATAAACAATTATTTCAATGAATCTGGAAATGAATGAAAATTTGGAGTGAAATTAAT is a genomic window containing:
- the purD gene encoding phosphoribosylamine--glycine ligase yields the protein MKILVVGTGAREHAICKAIEGNAELYSIMSNKNPGIARISKFQIGSENDIEGVKKFAADNNIDMAVIGPEAPLEKGIVDALESMGIGCVGPTMEAAKIETDKVFMRNLFENYKIDGSLVYRVFDNYDDISDFIDDFGEDVVIKPVGLTGGKGVKIMGEQLKDADEAKKYAKEVIDTKMGGHARVVIEERAIGEEFTVQAFVDGKNIAPMPAVQDHPYAFEGDEGPITGGMGSYSDKGGLLPFLDKKSYDKSVGIMEDTVKAINKEVGPYRGFLYGQFMLGRDGPKLIEYNARFGDPEAMNVLELLKSNFVDICEGIVNGNLKGAEFEDKATVCKYIVPKGYPGSAVPNQVIEVDEKRINDAGAQVYYAAVNEKDGKVYSSSSRALGLVAVGETIDEAEKLCENATKYVKGDIYHRRDVGTADLIQKRIRHMEQLKK